In the genome of Phlebotomus papatasi isolate M1 chromosome 2, Ppap_2.1, whole genome shotgun sequence, one region contains:
- the LOC129804644 gene encoding uncharacterized protein LOC129804644 — protein MYHNAMAEIATSSLASGSMPSPVSKARSYTFTKYSGYTIVLQHNGSAWLALVHDNRFPGLKRSYLADVRFENGYILENFITKHSSWQSRRIHIIDKGVPLVYFGSLGLKGGLWVASLFEESSCKWFCCSGTAWRCVCGFRRNNVCHYHSYDKVHHICIKCRRENRCPKFYNCKTCYSTITCYDCCGCRERQLRESQQKERERKERERKERERKEKERKEKERKEQQRRQQERKRKEQLKQRQEKERKERLRKEQERKQQQEREQRQAVLSKLDDCLSSAQIDQEDTSVQITSTTSITNESTTDQVNQEQSYEFVNNDGNIQEDCEALLDPIATTTDLTDDHSDYNSDKQTPVTRNNNGGLIGNLKSLHTFLLHPISAFSKQSLLKEISSYANEDDPSLKYFKNKWSKIEDEYAISDQEILLKSLKDRKGVHNLSLLDITKILDLILQMGEPAFNIVCKEQDKWLSDSKLVWLEPKLLGLTKVSVHERSALGAFLSEMDWCKDMMEQFLKSIENTTTLDPIISFLYMVRKKDIPDFVALSTITNNPLDSNEIVVVQQWIHTIIYHSFLQKISQLSRDVAQCAGPSLAKLLRFGCSDEFLENVITDNIDLINGHKNKFVEVLNLLCDYQVREEICTSAFSVLSQVSADNWVEEIDQVISSKLFEDAQVYTLDELIEEIIDDETNITAEELSDLYDNVLQSYNSISQILQSVNDSDTNNFKNRPFCDWNKECLTIWANHVKSSSSISQSELIAGVRHAVKLHHGFFPRDTQMLSLLILLNPSPGMGRLAQINTGEGKSLIVAMLATIHALQGKKVDVITTSTELSIPEVEKQRPFFASLSVTVAENSKIDTKESAYQSDVLYGTSGDFQADILRTEFLGQDIRGDRGFNIVVVDEVDSMLFDYRSHSVRLSDATPGMIHLELSLAVIWQHINQIVAHFTTVGDQVYFIVEDFERNGNEIKLYSGKNWQSCAMIVDDKRKFIIEQTQSHLEQLLRELSPEERDEYRAYKSLNNQIADLEEEISKISCDEEKESKTAHCKSLSEKLKTLPWKERYPVLDVPNHLRSIAVSRIPNWTRSALNAAYGYKKGAHYAVQNGRIVPIQYNETGVLQPNMVWSDGLTQFLQLKEGLRMDPEGVSTNFISNVSFFQRYGSAIYGLTGTLGETSTINFLHKVYHTDTIIIPPYQRRPIIDNEHSPYLCKELIPIVLSNETEWTQTVIDRALSHAQHKRAVLIICKFINQVKHFAENLRKKYDDEKIFTYTGEEENFEKSKIDSGEIIIATNIAGRGTDLKTSESVESHGGMYVAVTFLPKSFRVEMQNVGRTGRSGKKGMGQLIIYNPAKSNIKDIKKDRDAHESAANEKAIQDAEKMLLQDRLFKEFCTLERRYLPGVSMISMRQKWVNLTESYEQYKASEFSPDKITKYVDDMVLKRKKTLVNEVQCKIDSLTDEEKSKLMEDDKQNYYKKAANQAESERSIFKEQHKKLVLDHFFRSQSHQPEELLSCLKDGREFESKFSTFALRYQWGLSDRRGFEECWGLWLKSQNFDENRTSMDEALNRFHNSFGTPSKERAEKDELVQNPYYYVLKGNRYLTSGRDTLDQAISCYDRAIAMDPDFSVNARYNKAMTLLSFEENEGPRQRLAYAELKRAKEIIVTIAKPALLSLNVLIGENRERIHTSEHIQHQLNLLSQQENYINKACKVIEEAQSKEYHVKLTANPIIDTFEPDEQHKYNKAIDEATVNGFTHLFTIAVVKPFPWASIIGLALLSLAQMVAGCLLVACTAGAVGTGLIAEGVSDMITVVKSAIEGSFDWAAWAIEKAVGLAISIISCGIKTLSKGLTAVKDGIKAVTNTAKTVINKVTTGEITKQGIKLAAKELGKALAKGVIKEVVTEATKCIVDKVILEKIEKLIEDHVEKAITKALSNNPLVVKLLELDAKNGNQVWKSRLLAEGLSLLKEREQNECIETLKKISMGVIENYNSKAATAIQAAQRTTIIIQLTGYTNHFIREFNKKIQSLETESKKDDSQENATEHSKPSTSAKSNEEHVSNAPDIDLKETDIPNDSVSKGTSYSSKSKPKSKDSKTPDVKDEPHNLRDCAETQLKIISNKFKNKMTQNISKILRDEVVSPTIENVTEKLSLDMDSVKKNMLAGVQAIGEVQATVGGFISEHSVLGHFTAQTPQKKKYL, from the coding sequence ATGTATCACAACGCAATGGCTGAAATTGCTACATCTAGTCTGGCAAGCGGTTCAATGCCTTCACCAGTATCAAAAGCTCGTAGTTATACGTTCACCAAATATTCAGGTTACACGATTGTGCTACAACACAATGGAAGTGCATGGCTAGCCCTGGTTCATGATAATCGTTTTCCTGGACTAAAACGATCCTATTTAGCAGATGTCAGATTTGAAAATGGCTatatattagaaaattttatcacTAAACATTCTTCTTGGCAGTCGCGTCGTATTCATATTATAGATAAGGGTGTACCTCTTGTATATTTTGGTTCACTTGGTCTGAAGGGAGGTTTATGGGTGGCTTCCCTTTTTGAAGAATCAAGTTGCAAATGGTTCTGTTGCTCCGGAACCGCATGGCGTTGTGTTTGTGGCTTCAGACGAAATAATGTGTGTCATTATCACTCTTATGATAAAGTACACCACATTTGTATTAAATGTAGGAGAGAAAATCGATGCCCTAAATTCTATAATTGCAAGACCTGTTATTCTACGATTACATGTTACGACTGTTGTGGATGTCGCGAAAGGCAACTGAGGGAAAGCCAACAAAAGGAGAGAGAACGAAAGGAAAGGGAACGAAAGGAAAGGGAACGAAAGGAAAAGGAACGAAAGGAAAAAGAACGAAAGGAACAACAAAGACGACAGCAGGAAAGGAAGCGGAAAGAACAACTTAAACAACGGCAAGAAAAAGAACGAAAAGAGCGGCTCAGGAAAGAACAGGAAAGAAAACAACAACAAGAAAGAGAGCAGAGGCAAGCCGTTCTCTCCAAGCTAGACGATTGTCTAAGTTCGGCTCAAATAGACCAAGAAGATACATCGGTGCAAATTACATCGACCACATCGATCACTAATGAAAGTACTACGGATCAGGTTAATCAAGAACAATCATATGAGTTCGTTAATAATGATGGCAATATACAAGAGGACTGTGAAGCATTATTAGATCCAATTGCAACTACCACAGACTTAACCGATGATCATTCTGATTATAATTCGGACAAACAAACCCCGGTAACACGTAATAACAACGGTGGTCTTATCGGTAACTTAAAAAGTCTTCACACTTTCCTTTTACATCCTATCTCTGCcttttctaaacaatccttacTCAAAGAAATATCTTCGTATGCTAATGAAGATGATCCATCCCTGAAGTACTTTAAAAACAAGTGGTCGAAGATTGAGGACGAATATGCAATTTCAGATCAAGAAATATTGctcaaatctttaaaggatAGAAAAGGTGTTCATAATCTTTCTTTACTGGATATCACTAAAATTCTTGACTTGATTTTGCAAATGGGAGAACCTGCTTTCAATATTGTTTGTAAGGAACAAGACAAGTGGTTATCGGATTCGAAACTTGTTTGGTTAGAACCAAAACTGCTAGGTCTAACGAAGGTTTCTGTACACGAACGAAGTGCACTAGGTGCTTTTTTATCTGAAATGGATTGGTGTAAAGATATGATGGAACAATTCttaaaatccattgaaaatacAACTACCCTTGATCCTATCATTTCCTTTCTGTATATGGTAAGGAAAAAAGACATTCCTGACTTTGTGGCCCTTTCCACCATTACGAATAATCCACTTGATTCTAATGAGATTGTTGTAGTCCAACAATGGATCCATACTATTATCTACCATTCTTTCCTTCAGAAGATCAGTCAATTGTCTCGAGACGTTGCTCAATGCGCAGGACCATCCTTGGCTAAATTACTACGATTTGGCTGTTCTGATGAGTTTCTGGAAAATGTCATTACGGACAATATTGATTTGATTAATGGCCACAAGAATAAGTTTGTAGAAGTTCTAAATCTCCTTTGTGATTACCAAGTGAGAGAAGAAATTTGTACTTCAGCTTTTTCTGTTTTGTCCCAAGTATCCGCTGATAATTGGGTTGAAGAGATTGATCAAGTGATTTCATCTAAATTATTTGAAGATGCGCAAGTATATACCCTTGATGAATTGATTGAAGAAATAATAGATGATGAGACTAACATTACCGCTGAAGAACTTTCCGATCTCTATGATAACGTATTGCAATCATATAATTCAATTTCCCAAATACTACAGTCAGTGAATGATTCAGAtacaaataatttcaaaaatcgGCCTTTTTGCGATTGGAACAAAGAATGTTTAACCATATGGGCCAACCACGTCAAGTCCAGCTCTTCGATTTCGCAATCAGAACTTATAGCGGGAGTACGTCATGCGGTTAAACTGCATCATGGTTTCTTCCCAAGAGATACGCAAATGCTATCTCTACTGATCCTCCTAAATCCTTCCCCGGGAATGGGTCGGTTGGCTCAAATTAACACGGGTGAAGGCAAGTCTTTGATCGTAGCCATGTTGGCTACTATTCATGCGTTACAAGGTAAAAAAGTCGATGTGATTACTACATCAACTGAACTATCTATTCCGGAAGTGGAGAAACAAAGGCCGTTTTTTGCGTCTCTTTCCGTAACGGTAGCAGAAAATAGCAAAATAGATACTAAGGAATCAGCTTATCAGAGTGATGTTCTTTATGGAACATCTGGGGATTTTCAAGCGGATATTTTGCGAACGGAGTTCTTGGGTCAAGACATTAGAGGTGATCGTGGATTCAATATAGTTGTTGTAGATGAAGTGGATAGTATGCTCTTTGATTACCGGTCACATAGTGTACGACTATCCGATGCAACTCCAGGTATGATCCATCTGGAACTTTCTTTGGCAGTCATATGGCAACATATTAACCAAATTGTTGCGCACTTTACCACCGTCGGTGATCAAGTTTACTTCATTGTAGAAGATTTTGAGAGGAATGGTAACGAAATAAAATTGTACTCTGGTAAGAATTGGCAATCCTGCGCAATGATCGTTGATGATAAACGGAAGTTTATTATAGAACAGACTCAGAGTCACTTGGAACAGTTGCTCAGAGAGCTCAGTCCTGAAGAAAGAGACGAATATCGAGcttataaatcacttaataaCCAGATTGCCGACTTAGAAGAAGAAATATCCAAAATCTCTTGcgatgaggaaaaagaaagtaAAACAGCCCATTGTAAGTCATTATCAGAAAAGTTAAAAACGCTCCCATGGAAAGAACGTTATCCAGTTTTGGATGTACCGAATCATTTGCGAAGTATTGCTGTGTCTCGCATACCTAATTGGACAAGAAGTGCCCTTAACGCTGCTTATGGTTACAAAAAGGGTGCCCATTATGCCGTACAAAACGGTCGAATTGTGCCCATACAGTACAACGAAACGGGCGTTTTGCAACCAAATATGGTATGGAGCGATGGCTTAACTCAATTCTTGCAACTCAAAGAAGGATTGAGAATGGATCCTGAAGGTGTTTCTACCAATTTTATATCCAATGTCAGCTTCTTTCAGCGGTACGGTTCTGCAATTTATGGTCTCACTGGTACATTGGGTGAAACATCAACCATAAACTTCTTACACAAAGTCTATCATACGGATACAATAATCATACCTCCTTACCAACGTAGACCGATAATAGACAATGAACATTCCCCTTATTTATGTAAGGAATTGATACCAATTGTACTTTCTAATGAAACGGAATGGACCCAAACGGTTATCGATAGAGCCTTAAGCCATGCTCAACATAAACGTGCAGTTTTGATTATTTGCAAGTTCATTAACCAAGTAAAACACTTTGCAGAAAATCTACGCAAAAAATACGATGATGAAAAAATTTTTACCTATACCGGTGAAGAGGAAAACTTTGAAAAGAGTAAGATAGATTCTGGTGAGATTATAATTGCTACGAATATTGCAGGACGTGGTACGGATTTAAAAACATCTGAATCTGTTGAATCCCATGGAGGAATGTACGTAGCTGTAACGTTTTTGCCAAAAAGTTTCCGGGTTGAGATGCAAAACGTAGGTCGTACTGGGCGATCGGGAAAAAAGGGAATGGGACAGTTGATCATCTACAATCCTGCAAAATCTAACATAAAAGACATCAAAAAGGATCGCGATGCACACGAGTCTGCAGCTAATGAGAAAGCCATCCAGGATGCTGAAAAAATGTTACTTCAAGATCGGTTGTTTAAAGAATTCTGTACGCTAGAACGAAGATATTTGCCTGGTGTTAGTATGATATCGATGCGACAAAAATGGGTAAATTTGACAGAATCTTATGAACAATATAAAGCTTCAGAATTCTCTCCCGATAAAATTACCAAATATGTTGATGATATGGTGCTTAAGAGAAAGAAGACTTTAGTGAATGAAGTACAATGCAAAATCGATTCTTTAACAGATGAAGAGAAATCAAAACTCATGGAAGATGATAAACAAAATTACTATAAAAAAGCTGCTAATCAAGCAGAATCAGAGCGTTCTATTTTCAAGGAACAACATAAAAAACTGGTATTAGATCATTTCTTCAGATCCCAATCGCATCAACCAGAAGAACTACTTTCATGTTTGAAAGATGGTCGAGAGTTTGAGTCTAAATTTTCAACTTTTGCATTAAGATATCAATGGGGTTTGAGTGACCGTAGAGGTTTTGAAGAATGTTGGGGACTTTGGCTAAAATCGCAAAACTTTGATGAGAATAGAACATCCATGGATGAAGCGTTAAACCGATTTCACAATTCATTTGGTACACCTTCCAAAGAGCGTGCTGAAAAGGATGAGTTAGTACAAAATCCCTACTATTATGTACTAAAGGGCAATAGATATCTGACAAGCGGTCGTGATACCCTAGATCAGGCCATTTCCTGTTACGATAGAGCCATTGCTATGGACCCTGATTTTAGCGTTAATGCCAGATACAATAAAGCAATGACATTGTTATCATTCGAAGAAAATGAAGGACCACGACAGAGACTTGCTTATGCAGAGTTGAAAAGAGCCAAAGAGATTATCGTTACCATTGCTAAACCGGCACTATTGTCTCTAAATGTTTTAATAGGTGAAAACCGGGAAAGAATCCATACCTCTGAGCATATTCAACATCAACTAAACTTACTGAGTCagcaagaaaattacataaacaAGGCTTGTAAGGTCATTGAAGAAGCTCAATCAAAGGAGTACCACGTGAAACTAACAGCAAATCCTATAATCGACACATTTGAGCCAGATGAGCAACATAAGTATAATAAAGCTATTGATGAGGCCACAGTCAATGGATTTACCCATCTTTTCACTATTGCAGTCGTTAAACCCTTTCCTTGGGCTAGTATTATAGGGCTAGCACTTCTAAGCCTCGCCCAGATGGTTGCAGGTTGCCTATTAGTAGCTTGTACAGCCGGTGCTGTGGGCACAGGTCTAATTGCCGAAGGCGTATCTGACATGATCACCGTAGTGAAATCTGCTATTGAAGGTAGTTTTGATTGGGCAGCTTGGGCTATTGAAAAGGCTGTTGGTTTGGCGATCTCAATAATCTCTTGTGGCATAAAGACTCTATCAAAAGGTCTCACGGCCGTTAAGGATGGGATTAAAGCTGTAACCAATACCGCAAAAACTGTTATAAATAAAGTAACTACGGGTGAAATCACAAAACAAGGTATAAAACTAGCCGCTAAGGAGCTTGgtaaagctttggcaaaaggtGTAATTAAAGAGGTTGTTACAGAGGCAACCAAGTGTATAGTCGACAAGGTAATactagaaaaaattgaaaaactgatTGAAGATCATGTGGAAAAAGCGATAACAAAAGCATTATCCAATAATCCATTAGTTGTAAAATTGCTAGAGTTAGATGCTAAAAACGGAAACCAAGTTTGGAAGAGTCGCCTGTTAGCAGAAGGGTTATCACTTTTGAAAGAAAGAGAGCAGAATGAATGCATAGagacattgaaaaaaatcagtATGGGGGTAATTGAAAACTATAACTCGAAAGCTGCGACGGCAATTCAAGCGGCTCAAAGAACCACCATTATCATTCAACTTACGGGATATACGAATCATTTCATTCGAGAGTTTAACAAGAAAATACAATCTCTTGAAACTGAATCAAAAAAGGACGACAGTCAAGAAAATGCAACAGAACATTCGAAGCCTAGTACATCTGCTAAAAGCAATGAAGAACATGTGTCAAACGCCCCTGATATCGATCTAAAGGAAACAGATATTCCAAATGATTCCGTAAGCAAAGGTACATCTTATAGTTCTAAATCGAAACCTAAATCCAAAGATTCAAAAACACCTGATGTGAAGGATGAACCTCATAATCTAAGAGATTGTGCAGAAACTCAGCTTAAAATTATttccaataaatttaaaaataaaatgacacAGAATATAAGTAAAATCCTAAGGGATGAAGTCGTAAGTCCTACTATTGAAAATGTGACGGAAAAATTGTCCCTAGACATGGATAGCGTAAAGAAAAACATGCTTGCTGGGGTGCAAGCGATAGGAGAAGTGCAAGCTACAGTTGGTGGATTTATATCGGAACATTCAGTATTAGGACactttactgctcaaactccacagAAAAAGAAGTATTTATAA